The Enterococcus rotai genome includes a window with the following:
- the mprF gene encoding bifunctional lysylphosphatidylglycerol flippase/synthetase MprF — protein MKKILHWVKDHVSYFKSIFIFSVVIIIIRELLSISKTISLSQLTTIFQDIALWKVLLMFLIGLIAVLPMIGYDVILNNILKQKPKKLFLLESSWMINTINNIAGFGGLISIGLRSEFYGKETDGKSVVRALSKILVFLMSGLSIYSLLAFFLVMFGHTNDYLQQYWIWLIGGGLYFPVVLIASLLKKDEYIGDIDAKTRTGLILTSFLEWTGVLGSFLLIGMLMGVKMNPLQVMPLFIAASVIGIVSMIPGELGSFDIMMIIGLSALGIDREVVIAWILLYRLFYYIVPFMIGAIFFIKNLSHSLNTRYSGIPRELSTELAHKFVVFLMYFSGVMIVLSATIPEAFSHFKWLKQLNPLSFHLITQLPAILLGFLLLITGRGIAARVKRAYLPTIGLILVTLIYTFIKDFSWGVIIFLTFLLVIIVFSKRELFREQLVYSWEMVTIDGIIFLALTILYIVIGVYNLPTFPHRKHHFIEFFLFPSEKIWFSGFVGILLVTLFSYLFIRYLEGKRHKIGLPLDEERAMRLLTTYGGNTDSQLIFLKDKDIYIYTDQNGEDTVLLQFKTLNNKCVVMGDPSGKKEDFSIAMEQFINEADRWGYLPVFYEASEEVVMFLHEFGYDFIKMGEEAHVDLPNFTLSGKKMKSERAVMNRFTKEDYRFEVLSPPFSKELMSELRQVSDEWLGSRKEKGFSLGFFSESYLQRGKIAVAKNQEDHIVAFANIMPTYTKEEGTIDLMRYSKKAPSGVMDYLFISLFNYMNEEGFNYFNLGMAPLSNVGTSKKSFIQERIAYLVYEFGSRFYSFQGLRDYKEKYATEWVSRYTLYSRDSFIAYVMIALLIIDNAPIEKQRKVHGVRRILRNRYQR, from the coding sequence ATGAAAAAAATACTGCATTGGGTGAAGGACCATGTCAGCTATTTTAAAAGTATCTTTATTTTTTCAGTTGTGATTATCATTATTCGTGAACTACTATCGATCAGTAAAACGATCTCGCTTAGTCAACTAACAACCATTTTTCAAGACATTGCGTTATGGAAAGTCTTACTCATGTTTTTAATTGGTCTAATTGCGGTTCTTCCTATGATCGGGTATGACGTGATCTTAAATAACATTTTAAAACAAAAACCAAAAAAGCTTTTCCTCCTAGAAAGTAGTTGGATGATCAATACGATCAATAATATTGCTGGATTTGGCGGTTTGATCAGCATTGGCTTACGCTCAGAGTTTTATGGAAAAGAAACAGACGGAAAATCAGTCGTTCGAGCACTTTCAAAAATTTTGGTTTTTCTTATGTCAGGCTTATCTATTTACAGCTTGCTTGCCTTTTTTTTAGTTATGTTTGGTCATACCAATGATTATTTGCAACAATATTGGATTTGGCTGATTGGTGGCGGCTTGTATTTCCCTGTTGTTTTGATTGCCAGTCTGCTTAAAAAAGATGAATATATTGGTGATATTGATGCTAAAACACGTACTGGTCTTATTTTAACGTCTTTTTTAGAATGGACAGGTGTTTTAGGTAGCTTCTTACTGATCGGTATGTTGATGGGTGTTAAAATGAATCCACTGCAAGTTATGCCCCTTTTCATCGCTGCTTCCGTAATTGGGATCGTATCAATGATTCCAGGTGAATTAGGTAGTTTTGATATTATGATGATTATTGGTCTATCAGCATTAGGAATCGATCGAGAAGTTGTGATTGCTTGGATTTTACTTTATCGCTTATTCTACTACATTGTTCCTTTTATGATCGGTGCCATTTTCTTTATAAAAAATCTAAGTCATAGTTTGAATACACGTTATTCCGGGATTCCAAGAGAGCTATCAACGGAATTAGCACATAAATTTGTTGTTTTCCTGATGTATTTTTCTGGTGTCATGATCGTTCTTTCCGCAACGATTCCTGAGGCATTCAGTCACTTTAAGTGGTTAAAACAGTTAAATCCCCTCTCGTTTCACTTAATCACACAGCTTCCTGCGATTTTGCTTGGTTTTTTATTATTGATCACAGGACGAGGAATTGCGGCTCGGGTCAAACGGGCGTATCTTCCAACGATTGGGTTAATTTTAGTCACATTGATTTACACCTTTATCAAAGATTTTAGTTGGGGTGTAATCATTTTTCTAACATTTTTGCTCGTGATTATTGTATTTTCAAAGAGAGAACTATTTAGAGAACAACTTGTATACTCATGGGAAATGGTGACTATCGATGGGATTATCTTTCTTGCGTTGACCATCTTATATATCGTGATCGGCGTATATAATCTACCAACATTCCCTCACCGCAAACATCATTTTATTGAGTTCTTTTTGTTTCCATCAGAAAAAATTTGGTTCTCGGGTTTTGTAGGTATTTTACTAGTAACACTATTTAGTTACTTATTCATTCGTTATCTTGAAGGGAAACGTCATAAAATTGGACTTCCATTGGATGAAGAACGAGCAATGCGCCTGTTAACAACTTACGGAGGAAATACCGATAGTCAACTAATTTTTCTTAAAGACAAAGATATATATATCTATACAGATCAAAATGGTGAAGATACTGTGTTGTTACAATTTAAAACCTTAAATAATAAATGCGTTGTAATGGGCGATCCTTCTGGTAAGAAGGAAGATTTCTCAATTGCCATGGAGCAGTTCATCAATGAGGCAGACCGTTGGGGCTATCTTCCTGTATTCTATGAGGCCTCTGAAGAAGTGGTGATGTTTTTACATGAATTTGGCTATGACTTTATCAAAATGGGGGAAGAAGCACACGTTGACCTGCCTAATTTCACATTATCAGGGAAGAAAATGAAAAGCGAGCGAGCTGTCATGAATCGTTTTACAAAAGAAGATTATCGCTTCGAAGTGCTCTCCCCGCCTTTTTCTAAGGAACTTATGAGCGAGTTACGACAAGTTTCTGACGAATGGCTAGGTAGCCGTAAGGAAAAAGGCTTCTCGTTGGGCTTCTTTTCTGAGAGTTACTTACAACGTGGTAAAATCGCTGTTGCCAAAAATCAAGAGGATCACATTGTTGCCTTCGCAAATATTATGCCTACTTACACCAAAGAAGAAGGTACAATCGACTTGATGCGGTATAGCAAAAAAGCACCTTCTGGGGTAATGGATTACTTATTTATTTCTTTATTCAACTATATGAACGAGGAAGGATTTAATTATTTTAATTTAGGTATGGCACCGTTATCCAATGTAGGAACATCTAAAAAAAGTTTTATCCAAGAACGAATTGCGTATCTTGTTTATGAATTTGGTTCACGTTTTTATTCATTCCAAGGATTACGTGATTATAAAGAAAAATACGCTACTGAGTGGGTATCTAGATATACTCTGTATTCAAGAGACAGTTTTATTGCCTACGTGATGATTGCTTTATTGATCATAGACAACGCTCCAATTGAAAAACAACGAAAAGTACATGGGGTTCG